From Pseudoalteromonas viridis, the proteins below share one genomic window:
- a CDS encoding tetratricopeptide repeat protein: MPVRLWLTCLFAALLSACANTKKRPATPPPRPDMPFNHALFSPVAVIDEQSIFALPAQEQQVFLRFYQQQVAAGTRGDRVIYDYLHGQLDEFHYRGETYSASASLQHGGGNCISLAVLTQAYAFVAGIDTRYRKVASAPVYQQVADTILISSHFKTKLLAPEEPEDENWITLVRPGTVIDYFPAQDAIFVASAQYQDLVAKFYANLAVKAMLAEEFDLAAARILRARSYAPDDPELINIAAVLHRRAGDRRSAERIYQYALEHRLISHNLLSNYLVLAKEQQATDLIDKLEQQLLSEAKTPFDFLMNARSAIAKGHLKKATRILVKVVEQTPYLPEPYFELAKISYLQGDHDTARQLLELAIEKTSDPEKSRVFTAKHSMLQSLTER, translated from the coding sequence ATGCCAGTCCGCCTGTGGCTTACTTGCCTGTTTGCCGCGCTGCTCAGCGCCTGTGCCAATACTAAAAAGCGTCCGGCTACACCGCCGCCCCGTCCTGATATGCCCTTTAATCATGCCCTGTTTAGCCCCGTTGCGGTGATTGACGAACAGTCGATTTTTGCCTTGCCAGCGCAAGAGCAGCAGGTTTTTTTGCGCTTTTACCAGCAACAGGTTGCAGCCGGGACGCGTGGCGATAGAGTGATTTACGACTATCTGCATGGTCAGCTTGACGAGTTTCACTACCGCGGCGAAACCTACAGCGCCAGTGCGTCTTTACAACACGGTGGCGGCAATTGTATTTCACTGGCAGTGCTCACTCAGGCCTATGCCTTTGTGGCCGGGATAGATACCCGTTATCGCAAAGTGGCCTCGGCACCTGTGTATCAGCAGGTGGCCGATACCATACTGATCTCCTCTCATTTTAAAACTAAGCTACTGGCCCCAGAAGAGCCGGAAGACGAGAACTGGATCACCCTGGTGCGACCCGGCACGGTTATAGATTACTTCCCCGCTCAGGATGCCATTTTTGTTGCCTCGGCCCAGTATCAGGATCTGGTGGCTAAGTTTTACGCCAACCTGGCAGTCAAGGCCATGCTGGCAGAGGAGTTTGACCTGGCCGCCGCGCGTATTTTGCGCGCCCGCAGCTATGCACCGGATGACCCGGAGCTGATCAATATTGCTGCGGTATTGCATCGCCGGGCGGGCGACCGGCGCAGTGCCGAACGCATTTACCAGTATGCACTGGAACATCGCCTGATCAGCCACAATTTGTTATCGAATTACCTGGTGCTGGCCAAAGAACAACAGGCCACGGACCTGATAGATAAGCTGGAGCAGCAGCTTCTCAGTGAGGCGAAAACCCCGTTCGATTTTCTGATGAATGCCCGCAGCGCCATTGCCAAAGGCCACCTGAAAAAAGCCACACGTATTTTGGTAAAAGTGGTGGAACAAACCCCTTATCTGCCCGAGCCGTATTTTGAGCTGGCCAAAATCAGTTACCTGCAAGGCGACCATGATACAGCCCGTCAACTGCTTGAGCTGGCGATAGAAAAAACCTCAGATCCGGAAAAAAGCCGGGTGTTCACCGCCAAACACAGCATGTTGCAGTCACTGACTGAGCGATAG
- a CDS encoding PKD domain-containing protein: protein MKLTYLVSALGLLSTAALAQNTAPLTEAQMMQYTSKASKAIIGARADANISLGQEFATLSSTGSTVITRTISHPDASYIKLHFKNVNLANGGKLVVRSVDGSERYEYTEANMRAATVNSKLGDDGVSSFSAMSISADTAVVEYTPGSASGSEQIATQAMMPAVIDFYDHGTENTPMMEAMNASTDVGIESTCGVNERRDVQCWAGSNPTEFERTRPVARLLMNGSGLCTGWRVGPDNRMFTNEHCVGSASELANTEVWFNYQHTSCNGSNLETVVKVTGKDFLSSDYTLDYTLFTINEFNKAQPFGYFGLDVRDATQGERIYIPQHGAGNPKELAIESDQNNNGLCQADVVTANGRGTGTDMGYYCDTIGGSSGSPVLAAASNKVIALHHFGGCTNQGVKISKIWPQVSSHFNGIPDGDNNSEPTPTADFTASCTELACSFDGSASSSPNGAISQYEWSYGDSGTGFGATVNHTYATAGNYTVSLTITDNTGATATTTKEVPVYGPGGEDQLQKGVAKTDLSAARGEMTYFYFDVPAGATNITFDISGGSGDADLYVRKGEQPTTSTYDCRPYRWGNTENCTRNDGAGRYWVGIRAYNAYSGLSLVANYQ from the coding sequence ATGAAACTCACCTATCTTGTCTCTGCGCTAGGCTTACTCTCTACCGCTGCACTGGCTCAAAACACCGCGCCACTGACAGAAGCACAAATGATGCAATACACCAGTAAGGCCAGCAAGGCCATCATTGGTGCCCGTGCCGATGCCAATATTTCGCTCGGTCAGGAATTTGCCACGCTGAGCAGCACAGGCAGCACGGTTATCACCCGCACCATCAGCCACCCGGATGCCAGCTACATCAAACTACACTTTAAAAATGTCAATCTGGCCAATGGCGGCAAGCTGGTTGTGCGCTCGGTTGATGGCAGTGAGCGTTACGAGTACACCGAAGCGAATATGCGTGCCGCAACGGTTAACAGTAAGCTGGGCGATGACGGCGTAAGCAGCTTCTCGGCGATGTCTATCTCTGCCGACACCGCAGTGGTTGAATATACTCCAGGCAGCGCGTCTGGCTCAGAGCAGATTGCAACCCAGGCGATGATGCCAGCCGTTATTGACTTCTACGACCACGGCACAGAAAACACGCCGATGATGGAAGCCATGAATGCGTCAACGGATGTGGGCATTGAGTCGACCTGTGGCGTGAACGAACGCCGTGATGTCCAGTGCTGGGCAGGTTCAAACCCAACAGAATTTGAGCGTACACGCCCGGTTGCCCGCCTGCTGATGAACGGCAGCGGCCTGTGTACCGGCTGGCGTGTTGGCCCGGACAACCGCATGTTCACCAACGAACACTGCGTAGGTTCAGCGTCTGAGCTGGCCAATACCGAGGTGTGGTTCAACTATCAGCACACCAGCTGTAATGGCTCAAACCTTGAAACAGTCGTGAAAGTCACAGGTAAAGACTTCCTGTCTTCTGACTACACGCTCGACTACACGCTGTTCACCATCAACGAGTTCAACAAAGCCCAGCCGTTTGGCTACTTCGGCCTGGATGTTCGCGATGCCACTCAGGGCGAGCGCATCTACATTCCTCAGCACGGCGCAGGTAATCCTAAAGAGCTAGCGATTGAATCGGATCAGAACAACAATGGCCTGTGTCAGGCTGACGTAGTAACAGCGAACGGTCGTGGCACCGGCACAGACATGGGCTACTACTGCGACACCATCGGCGGCTCTTCTGGTTCACCGGTACTGGCAGCGGCAAGCAACAAGGTCATTGCACTGCACCACTTTGGTGGCTGTACTAACCAGGGCGTTAAGATCAGCAAGATCTGGCCACAAGTATCTAGCCACTTCAATGGTATTCCGGATGGCGACAACAACAGCGAGCCAACCCCTACCGCAGACTTCACCGCTAGCTGTACTGAACTGGCGTGTAGCTTTGACGGCAGCGCTTCAAGCTCACCAAACGGCGCTATCTCTCAGTATGAGTGGAGCTATGGTGACAGCGGCACTGGATTCGGTGCAACCGTCAACCACACGTATGCTACAGCGGGTAACTACACAGTCTCACTGACCATCACAGACAACACGGGCGCAACCGCAACCACGACTAAAGAAGTGCCTGTGTATGGCCCGGGTGGTGAAGATCAACTACAGAAAGGCGTTGCTAAAACAGATCTATCGGCGGCACGCGGTGAGATGACTTACTTCTACTTCGATGTACCGGCTGGTGCTACCAACATCACCTTTGATATCTCAGGTGGCAGCGGTGATGCAGATTTGTACGTACGTAAAGGTGAGCAACCTACTACCAGCACTTATGACTGCCGTCCTTACCGCTGGGGTAACACGGAAAACTGTACACGAAACGATGGTGCAGGCCGTTACTGGGTGGGTATTCGTGCCTATAACGCTTATTCAGGCCTGAGCCTGGTTGCGAATTACCAGTAA
- a CDS encoding alpha/beta hydrolase codes for MVNVSLESGIEKIVSEFIEAGCPSARAQSIDERRQGYLDSVGLAGECEPVYQITDLEINGLILRIYRPSAQAKLPVAVYFHGGCFVSGGFETHEQQLRKLANLSGAMVIAIRYRLAPEYGYPAAHDDAFNATQLIRQQCAQWGGDPDNISLVGDSAGGHLSLVTALRLKEKTDWLPARQILIYPMLDATASSRSYQEHGTHYIITREALESGYELYFDQVPRTHPEASPILRSDLAGLPETHIITAQFDPLVDEGEQLYRTLLEVGVPVQCRRYLGVIHGFFQLSAISAAARESIAHVASLIRAQP; via the coding sequence ATGGTCAATGTGAGCCTGGAATCGGGTATCGAAAAGATCGTCAGTGAGTTTATTGAAGCGGGCTGTCCTTCGGCCCGGGCGCAGTCAATTGACGAGCGACGTCAGGGCTATCTGGACAGTGTCGGGCTGGCCGGAGAGTGTGAGCCTGTTTACCAGATCACTGATCTGGAGATAAATGGTTTGATACTTCGTATTTATCGGCCGTCTGCGCAGGCCAAACTTCCGGTGGCTGTTTACTTTCATGGCGGTTGTTTTGTCAGTGGCGGGTTTGAGACCCATGAGCAGCAACTGAGAAAGCTGGCTAACCTTTCTGGTGCTATGGTGATCGCCATCAGATACCGGCTCGCGCCCGAGTATGGATATCCGGCTGCACATGATGACGCATTCAATGCGACGCAGCTGATCCGTCAGCAATGTGCGCAATGGGGCGGTGACCCTGACAACATTAGCCTGGTTGGTGACAGTGCGGGTGGGCATTTGAGCTTAGTTACCGCCTTACGGTTGAAAGAAAAAACAGACTGGCTGCCAGCCAGGCAGATTTTGATTTATCCTATGCTGGATGCCACAGCCTCGAGTCGAAGTTATCAGGAGCATGGCACGCATTATATTATCACCAGAGAGGCACTCGAATCGGGTTACGAGCTGTACTTTGATCAGGTGCCACGTACACACCCAGAAGCGAGCCCAATACTCAGATCTGATCTTGCCGGGCTGCCAGAAACGCACATTATTACAGCCCAGTTTGATCCCCTGGTCGATGAAGGAGAGCAGCTCTATCGTACATTGCTGGAAGTCGGTGTGCCTGTACAGTGTCGGCGCTACCTGGGGGTGATCCATGGCTTCTTTCAATTGTCTGCGATTAGTGCGGCGGCCAGAGAGTCGATTGCACATGTGGCCAGTCTGATCCGAGCTCAGCCTTAA